A single region of the Gracilibacillus caseinilyticus genome encodes:
- the argC gene encoding N-acetyl-gamma-glutamyl-phosphate reductase, with protein sequence MKTKIKVAILGGSGFVGMEIYRILKNQPEVSIEFVSSESLAEQSVEKYYRVLNSKNRQLKFKPVHELPHGFDVIFSCLPTGVLPTYIDDIKAKALIVFNVSGDFRLKELDQLEKYYPQSLKSDSYLASQYFIPEFHQIDRNAKIINLPGCMAVASIYSLYPLVKHQLIENRVVIDAKTGSSGGGKKSSETHAERAHNIRPHKVHGHRHQPEIIHAFRDMCGADLEVQFSTYSLDLPRGIMVTAYSQLKENISELDVKRSFYGDFKQLTFIDYLKDSGGRFNPMIKSTAGTNRVEVAAYVDGKNCVSICTLDNMIKGAAGQAIQAFNQFFDYPEYQFLHFQNEGMWP encoded by the coding sequence ATGAAAACAAAAATCAAAGTTGCTATTTTAGGTGGCAGTGGATTTGTTGGCATGGAAATCTATCGAATATTAAAAAATCAACCTGAAGTATCCATCGAATTTGTATCTTCTGAATCATTAGCCGAGCAATCGGTAGAGAAATATTATCGTGTTCTGAACAGCAAAAATCGGCAGTTGAAATTTAAGCCTGTTCATGAACTTCCGCACGGATTTGATGTCATATTTTCGTGTCTTCCAACCGGCGTCTTGCCTACTTATATTGATGACATCAAAGCGAAAGCTTTAATCGTTTTTAACGTAAGTGGAGATTTTAGACTGAAAGAACTTGATCAGCTTGAGAAATATTACCCCCAATCACTTAAATCAGACAGTTATTTAGCATCACAATACTTTATTCCCGAATTTCATCAAATAGATCGAAATGCAAAAATAATAAACTTGCCAGGCTGCATGGCAGTAGCGAGTATCTATTCTCTCTACCCACTTGTGAAGCATCAATTAATTGAAAACAGAGTAGTCATTGATGCAAAAACAGGGTCTAGTGGAGGAGGAAAGAAATCTTCTGAAACGCATGCAGAGAGAGCTCACAATATACGTCCTCATAAGGTTCACGGTCATAGGCATCAGCCTGAGATTATTCATGCCTTTCGAGATATGTGTGGAGCAGATCTGGAAGTGCAATTTTCTACATACAGCTTAGATTTACCTAGAGGTATCATGGTGACCGCTTATTCGCAATTAAAAGAAAACATTTCGGAATTAGATGTCAAACGGTCATTTTACGGTGATTTTAAGCAATTGACTTTTATCGATTACTTAAAAGATAGTGGTGGACGATTTAATCCGATGATCAAATCCACTGCTGGCACGAACAGAGTGGAAGTGGCGGCCTACGTAGATGGAAAGAACTGTGTATCCATCTGTACGTTGGATAACATGATCAAAGGGGCTGCCGGACAGGCGATCCAAGCCTTTAATCAGTTTTTTGACTATCCAGAGTACCAATTTCTTCACTTTCAGAATGAAGGGATGTGGCCATGA
- a CDS encoding M20/M25/M40 family metallo-hydrolase: MISPLYVIKVGSSTVLSPDNTVYKEVKRLSEKGNKILLVAGGAKGIEEYYQTIQREVTFLELNNGNQARYCTTEEMNHIHDAYQQVMIPALTNGLRDQGLKTFVQCAGDQGLVLGKQGPPLKVVKEGKKGIVRDSLYGNYDSCDKLLMESLLDHYDVVCLTPPIQNAAHSQQYLNIDADMLAAHLAIAMNAHHLRFVTGTNGLLQDVDDPDSTVKDIYLDDPLDYVQGRMKQKVRAAQSAIRLGICDVAIMGPSMSHAQSSWFWGMEDADNSYDLMNKVVRIPSVSHNEEELTQYLLHHIQIPGVINAVDRAGNIVFEKGDGDHTLLLLGHVDTVPHLWKVQSDETTISGRGVVDAKGCFVNFVQMLKDVQVPNNCKLKVIGAVEEEVSSSAGAYYVRDHHSADAVIIGEPSGQNNLTLGYHGLLKLGITINKGQKHSASRDNVSVADQFFMIKEELGDRMKDIDPDHVATTTRINQYKEEDRDVLKAILNFRISPGVREDYARQLDLSVSEEITIDVLRATPGFINKRNCSLVKSFAKSFANQKVKCKYLKKTGTSDMNTLATTWTDVPIIAYGPGDSNLDHTNQEFQTYSEIDQSRIILKDAIENWFSRVTEVEKRAYRQRVSQ; the protein is encoded by the coding sequence ATGATTAGTCCGTTGTATGTAATAAAAGTAGGGAGCAGTACCGTTCTATCTCCAGACAACACGGTATACAAAGAAGTGAAAAGACTATCGGAGAAAGGTAATAAGATCTTGCTTGTTGCAGGAGGAGCCAAAGGGATCGAGGAGTACTATCAAACGATACAGAGAGAGGTCACATTTTTAGAGTTGAACAACGGAAACCAAGCGAGATACTGTACCACGGAAGAAATGAATCATATTCACGATGCTTATCAGCAAGTGATGATTCCTGCTCTGACAAATGGGTTACGGGATCAAGGGTTAAAAACGTTCGTGCAATGTGCAGGTGACCAAGGACTGGTCTTAGGGAAACAAGGCCCACCGCTTAAGGTTGTGAAAGAAGGCAAGAAAGGGATTGTGAGAGATTCCCTGTATGGCAACTACGATTCCTGTGACAAGTTGTTGATGGAGTCGCTGCTGGATCATTATGATGTCGTTTGTTTAACGCCGCCGATACAGAATGCAGCCCATTCCCAGCAGTACCTGAATATCGATGCGGATATGCTGGCAGCCCATCTGGCTATAGCAATGAACGCTCATCATTTGCGTTTTGTTACAGGAACGAATGGATTGCTTCAGGACGTGGATGATCCTGATTCTACGGTCAAGGATATTTATTTGGACGATCCATTGGATTATGTACAAGGAAGAATGAAGCAAAAAGTTAGAGCTGCTCAGTCAGCTATACGTCTAGGTATCTGTGATGTAGCTATTATGGGACCGTCTATGTCACACGCTCAATCCTCATGGTTTTGGGGTATGGAGGACGCCGACAATAGCTATGATTTAATGAACAAAGTCGTACGAATTCCTTCCGTTTCTCATAACGAAGAGGAGCTCACCCAATATCTGTTGCATCACATTCAGATCCCTGGTGTAATCAACGCTGTAGATCGTGCGGGAAACATCGTCTTTGAAAAAGGGGATGGTGATCATACCCTGTTGTTATTAGGGCACGTAGATACGGTTCCGCATTTATGGAAGGTGCAAAGTGATGAGACAACCATCTCAGGGAGAGGGGTTGTCGACGCGAAAGGGTGTTTTGTGAATTTTGTGCAGATGCTGAAGGACGTACAGGTCCCAAATAACTGCAAATTAAAAGTAATTGGCGCTGTTGAAGAAGAGGTATCCTCCTCGGCTGGTGCCTATTATGTGAGGGATCATCACTCAGCAGACGCCGTTATTATTGGTGAACCGAGTGGGCAAAATAATCTGACGCTAGGCTATCATGGATTGCTTAAGTTAGGAATCACGATAAACAAGGGTCAAAAACACAGTGCTTCGAGAGATAATGTGAGCGTTGCTGATCAGTTTTTTATGATTAAAGAAGAGTTAGGAGACAGGATGAAGGATATAGATCCTGATCATGTGGCCACTACCACAAGGATTAATCAATATAAAGAAGAGGACAGGGATGTTTTAAAAGCAATATTGAATTTCAGAATATCTCCAGGTGTAAGGGAAGACTATGCCCGTCAATTGGACTTAAGCGTGTCGGAAGAGATTACGATTGATGTCCTAAGAGCAACACCAGGGTTTATCAACAAAAGAAACTGCTCATTAGTAAAATCATTCGCAAAGAGTTTTGCGAACCAAAAGGTAAAGTGTAAATATTTAAAGAAGACAGGAACAAGCGATATGAATACACTGGCAACAACCTGGACAGATGTACCGATTATAGCGTATGGACCAGGAGATTCTAATCTTGATCATACCAATCAAGAGTTTCAAACCTATAGTGAAATCGATCAATCCAGGATTATATTAAAAGATGCAATAGAGAACTGGTTTTCTAGAGTGACGGAGGTGGAGAAGCGTGCTTATCGACAAAGAGTTAGCCAATGA
- a CDS encoding 1-deoxy-D-xylulose-5-phosphate synthase N-terminal domain-containing protein: protein MLIDKELANDMSKTVERQEALSKKTREAIIDIAATETGCHIGGSLSVTDLLIALFEKYMDDSRNQVVLSKGHAAAALYSVLYVLGILEKNPAESYGRSDSLLTGHPNHKIKGIPYSTGSLGHGIPYAAGWALSQKLKGSAGIGVAVCGDGELQEGLCWETFQVVQSKQIDNFLCVVDCNGGQNDGFVHHISPIEDVRGRFESFGFQAIEINGHDFREIREALLAFEASSKPFAIIANTVKGKGVPDIEGNPKAHYAKIPHRLKNKWKRSMV, encoded by the coding sequence GTGCTTATCGACAAAGAGTTAGCCAATGATATGTCCAAGACAGTAGAAAGACAGGAGGCTCTATCGAAGAAGACTCGAGAAGCCATTATAGATATTGCAGCAACAGAGACGGGGTGCCACATAGGAGGAAGCCTATCGGTTACCGATCTGCTAATCGCATTATTTGAAAAGTATATGGATGATAGCCGCAATCAGGTAGTACTTAGCAAAGGGCATGCTGCTGCTGCATTGTATTCCGTTCTTTATGTGTTAGGTATATTGGAAAAGAATCCAGCAGAGAGTTATGGAAGAAGTGATTCTTTATTGACGGGACATCCCAATCATAAAATCAAGGGAATTCCGTACTCTACAGGGAGTCTTGGACACGGCATCCCCTATGCAGCGGGATGGGCATTGTCTCAGAAATTAAAAGGTTCTGCAGGTATTGGGGTAGCTGTTTGTGGAGATGGCGAACTCCAGGAAGGGCTTTGCTGGGAAACGTTTCAAGTTGTTCAGTCAAAGCAGATCGATAATTTTTTATGTGTAGTTGATTGTAATGGTGGCCAAAATGATGGATTTGTTCACCATATTTCCCCGATAGAAGACGTAAGAGGGCGGTTCGAATCATTTGGATTTCAAGCGATCGAAATTAACGGCCATGACTTCAGGGAAATAAGAGAGGCTTTACTTGCGTTTGAGGCTTCCTCAAAGCCTTTTGCCATTATTGCCAATACGGTGAAAGGTAAAGGTGTGCCGGATATTGAGGGCAACCCGAAGGCTCATTATGCTAAAATCCCTCATCGATTAAAAAATAAGTGGAAAAGGAGTATGGTATGA
- a CDS encoding transketolase, whose translation MTLSGRDTYRDELTKIAEDDDRILCLEADLGGKNHQFESQFPDRFFNMGIAEMTSIDMAAGLAEAGFIPFFSTFATFASLRSAESIKLAMGYMEKNIKIIAPYGGVSGGWFGTTHHSLEDIGVVRTFPNIKIACPYGEEDTRRVIREAVSSPHPYYVRLSRNESFVSLDRDDDQATIPLVNQKGNGNLCLLSIGEQGTELCKKIQEAYPEISHVHLCYIDQVSLRNSIAQLEEHGNTFLVVEEHRLAGGTASLLAVLMPDNRVYSFDCGEEWPVYGGSHQETLAYLAFDYEALEEKVKNLLSEGAEVNW comes from the coding sequence ATGACGTTATCAGGTCGTGATACTTACCGAGATGAATTGACCAAAATAGCCGAAGACGATGATCGTATTTTATGTTTAGAAGCAGATTTGGGAGGAAAGAACCACCAATTTGAGTCTCAATTTCCGGATCGTTTTTTCAATATGGGTATTGCGGAAATGACAAGTATTGATATGGCTGCTGGATTGGCGGAAGCTGGGTTTATTCCTTTCTTCTCGACTTTTGCCACGTTTGCTTCTCTCCGTTCAGCGGAAAGTATTAAGTTAGCAATGGGATATATGGAAAAGAACATTAAAATTATCGCGCCATACGGAGGTGTTTCTGGAGGCTGGTTTGGAACAACCCACCATTCATTAGAAGATATTGGGGTAGTGAGGACATTTCCTAACATTAAGATTGCTTGTCCGTATGGAGAAGAAGATACCAGACGGGTTATTCGGGAGGCTGTTTCTTCTCCTCATCCTTACTATGTTCGGTTGTCTCGAAATGAGTCATTTGTCAGCTTAGATAGAGACGATGATCAAGCAACTATACCTCTCGTGAACCAGAAAGGAAACGGAAATCTTTGTTTACTATCTATTGGTGAGCAAGGAACAGAATTGTGTAAAAAAATACAGGAAGCATATCCTGAAATATCTCATGTTCATCTGTGTTATATCGATCAAGTAAGTTTAAGAAATAGTATTGCGCAGTTAGAAGAGCATGGAAATACGTTCTTAGTGGTCGAAGAACATCGGTTAGCGGGTGGGACTGCTTCTTTGCTAGCTGTCCTGATGCCGGATAATCGTGTCTATTCTTTTGACTGTGGAGAAGAATGGCCGGTATATGGTGGTTCTCATCAAGAAACACTTGCATATCTGGCATTTGACTATGAAGCATTGGAAGAAAAAGTGAAAAATCTATTAAGTGAAGGAGCTGAAGTGAATTGGTAG
- a CDS encoding ATP-grasp domain-containing protein — protein MVDQKVVAFVEPSFYGVDFVERTHRKGCKVIAIGSSLDNPKKYNYETFYDDFLVADIRNPQSIYQAIKQSPYYGKLDALIPATDYASHYTAEVAEWLSLPTIPSFAAYNARNKDLARKAYRDNHVPSAQYAKVANYEEACQAASKIGYPVVVKPTNCASSQGVFFINNEEKLRTAFQKLREFKKTYMGFDVSTDYLVEEYLEGPEFSVELFLKDKEVVFSSVTEKITSDLPYFVEISHTAPTSSQEDRVEEMINVSVQAMLAIGIDNGPSHVEIRLTNTGPKIIEVNGRPGGDNIASQLLFNTYGLDIFEETVNFYLNLPIKDTFPVQKATSIAFLTSRQNGQISSIEGMEHIKNDASVIKYDISVNPGDTVKIPESSDDRLGYVITTGENAKEAKRKAMDLINSIQLVYQ, from the coding sequence TTGGTAGATCAAAAGGTGGTAGCTTTTGTAGAACCAAGCTTCTATGGCGTTGATTTTGTAGAACGCACACACAGAAAAGGATGCAAAGTAATCGCAATCGGTTCATCTCTAGACAATCCTAAAAAATACAACTATGAAACATTTTATGATGATTTTTTAGTTGCTGATATTCGAAATCCACAGTCCATTTATCAGGCAATCAAGCAATCACCTTATTATGGGAAATTAGATGCTTTGATTCCTGCGACAGACTATGCTTCTCACTATACAGCAGAAGTGGCTGAGTGGCTATCGTTACCGACGATTCCCTCCTTTGCTGCATACAATGCCAGAAATAAAGATTTAGCACGTAAAGCGTATAGAGATAATCATGTACCGAGCGCACAATATGCTAAAGTAGCAAACTATGAGGAAGCCTGTCAAGCTGCTTCCAAGATTGGCTATCCGGTTGTCGTCAAGCCAACAAATTGTGCGAGTAGTCAGGGAGTCTTTTTTATTAATAATGAAGAGAAATTGCGAACTGCTTTTCAAAAATTAAGAGAGTTCAAAAAAACGTATATGGGCTTTGATGTAAGTACGGACTATTTAGTAGAGGAATATTTAGAGGGACCTGAATTTAGTGTGGAGCTATTTCTGAAGGATAAAGAAGTGGTTTTTTCATCCGTCACAGAGAAAATCACTTCCGATTTACCTTATTTTGTGGAAATTTCACACACCGCTCCTACGTCCAGCCAGGAAGACAGAGTAGAAGAAATGATTAACGTGAGTGTTCAGGCCATGTTAGCAATAGGCATCGATAATGGCCCTAGTCATGTGGAAATAAGGTTAACCAATACAGGTCCGAAAATTATAGAGGTGAATGGCAGGCCTGGTGGTGATAATATCGCCTCTCAATTACTTTTTAACACATATGGCCTCGACATTTTTGAAGAAACGGTTAATTTTTATTTGAACTTACCAATTAAAGATACTTTCCCCGTCCAAAAGGCAACATCGATTGCATTCCTCACCTCAAGACAAAATGGACAGATTTCGTCAATAGAGGGAATGGAGCATATAAAAAATGATGCATCCGTCATTAAGTATGACATTAGTGTCAATCCAGGGGATACAGTAAAAATTCCTGAAAGTTCAGATGATCGATTAGGCTATGTGATAACAACAGGGGAAAACGCGAAAGAGGCAAAAAGGAAAGCAATGGATTTAATCAATTCCATTCAATTAGTTTATCAGTAG
- a CDS encoding MFS transporter produces the protein MSVLFRKSFLFFFLADIISGFGVGMSTIGANWYLLDKTGSTGAVGLMLALNVVSGFLVSPLTGILTDKFNRKVVIQLTFILRAVSIGLLTAVFLIDGFALAYIYLFAIINGVGWSIYMSASRSLIQELLPEEELSKGNSLIEISLQVGMFMAGAASGFIYKFAGFETILLINSSMFVISSLFMIFVKYQSIQLEDKGEGYVQSFKKGIHYLASHRLTFLIGLVAIVPLVTTMIFNVVLPEYVSNTLKADSVVFGFSDMAYGIGGLMSGFIAAPLAKKMTENKAITIIFSLSVVTLMGLSINVFVIFIFLGSFLIGFSNSSIRIIMNTMLMEIVPKPLMGRAMSVWMGIALLLQTVFAGGLGLLIDVFSPNIGFICMGGLMLCGLVLHVSVSRSKKKEKYSYEVV, from the coding sequence ATGTCGGTGTTATTTAGAAAAAGCTTCTTATTCTTTTTTCTAGCAGATATCATATCTGGATTTGGGGTAGGGATGAGTACGATTGGAGCAAATTGGTATCTCCTGGACAAAACTGGTTCTACCGGGGCTGTAGGCTTGATGTTGGCCCTTAATGTGGTGTCTGGTTTCTTAGTTTCCCCATTAACAGGAATTCTGACCGATAAATTTAATAGAAAAGTGGTCATTCAATTAACATTTATTCTAAGAGCAGTGTCCATTGGATTGCTCACAGCTGTCTTTCTGATCGATGGGTTTGCACTTGCGTATATTTATCTGTTTGCGATCATTAATGGAGTTGGATGGAGTATTTACATGTCTGCTTCGCGAAGTCTCATTCAAGAATTATTACCAGAAGAGGAATTGTCAAAGGGTAATTCGTTAATTGAGATCAGCTTACAGGTTGGAATGTTCATGGCAGGGGCGGCTTCTGGCTTTATTTATAAGTTTGCCGGATTCGAAACCATCCTGCTCATTAATTCCTCGATGTTTGTGATAAGCAGTTTATTTATGATTTTTGTCAAGTATCAGTCTATCCAGTTAGAAGACAAAGGGGAAGGGTATGTTCAATCCTTTAAAAAGGGTATTCATTATTTGGCTTCCCATCGATTAACATTCCTGATTGGGTTAGTAGCCATTGTGCCATTAGTAACGACGATGATTTTCAATGTGGTGCTGCCTGAATACGTAAGTAATACGCTGAAGGCTGATTCTGTTGTTTTTGGCTTTTCAGACATGGCGTACGGAATTGGTGGCTTGATGTCAGGGTTTATCGCGGCTCCACTTGCCAAAAAGATGACAGAAAATAAAGCTATTACGATCATTTTTAGCTTATCGGTCGTGACATTAATGGGCTTATCTATTAACGTATTCGTTATTTTCATATTCCTGGGCAGCTTCTTAATTGGTTTTTCCAATTCATCGATACGAATTATTATGAATACAATGCTTATGGAGATTGTTCCAAAACCTTTAATGGGCAGAGCGATGTCGGTATGGATGGGTATTGCCTTATTACTACAAACGGTCTTTGCTGGTGGACTTGGCCTGCTTATCGATGTTTTTTCTCCAAATATAGGTTTCATCTGTATGGGAGGATTAATGCTTTGTGGTTTAGTATTACATGTTAGTGTATCAAGGAGTAAGAAGAAAGAAAAATATAGCTATGAGGTGGTTTAA
- a CDS encoding flavodoxin family protein produces the protein MKLGVIYGSMRENGNTARLTEEVIKHLPDVTEVDLKNYEFKDIIDQRHDEGGFDRVDDEYDRIIDQIIDCDVLIFSTPIYWYGMTSVMKRFIDRWSQTVRDDKYPDFKEKMGRKQAYIIAVGGDNPREKGLPLVQQFTYICQFIGLQYKGYVLGKAAKPDDILQDEEAMEDAWKLGKLLRKRDEVGNYL, from the coding sequence ATGAAGCTTGGCGTCATCTATGGAAGTATGAGAGAGAACGGAAACACGGCACGTTTAACGGAAGAAGTCATTAAACATTTACCAGATGTCACGGAAGTGGATCTAAAAAACTATGAGTTCAAAGATATTATTGACCAAAGACATGACGAAGGTGGATTTGACCGAGTCGATGATGAGTATGATCGTATCATTGATCAAATCATAGATTGTGATGTTTTAATCTTTTCGACACCTATTTATTGGTATGGGATGACTAGTGTGATGAAGCGGTTTATTGATCGTTGGTCGCAAACGGTAAGAGATGATAAGTATCCGGATTTTAAAGAAAAAATGGGGCGAAAACAGGCTTATATTATTGCGGTTGGGGGAGATAATCCCCGCGAGAAAGGTCTCCCACTCGTACAACAGTTTACTTATATCTGTCAATTTATCGGATTGCAATATAAAGGATATGTATTAGGGAAAGCGGCGAAGCCTGATGATATCTTGCAAGATGAGGAAGCGATGGAAGATGCTTGGAAGTTGGGAAAACTATTGCGAAAAAGAGATGAAGTGGGTAATTATTTATAA